The proteins below are encoded in one region of bacterium:
- a CDS encoding amidohydrolase family protein has product MVIDCHHHIPAQDPEGYVARLRAECERLGIDRVVVMSAGPPDWASNEKVAELQHANPDLLIGLGYLQLGAVTVKDVDRVYELGLKGLKFIWPLANYDDDAFMPIYDRAAALGLPSLFHLGIVAREPGQHLKDVSMARMRPVFLDRIARRLPGLQIIGAHFGNPWYEEAAELARMHPNVFFDLTGSTLKKKSPAYIDDLLWWARNAQYGRMGDNHPHQKIVFGTDVGVEMMEDVLTDYRAVMDHMQMSEDFRALVMGGTAARIFGLE; this is encoded by the coding sequence ATGGTCATTGATTGCCACCATCACATTCCCGCCCAGGACCCCGAGGGCTATGTCGCCCGGCTGCGTGCCGAGTGCGAGCGCCTGGGCATTGACCGCGTCGTCGTCATGAGCGCCGGGCCGCCCGACTGGGCCAGCAATGAGAAGGTCGCCGAGCTGCAGCACGCCAACCCGGACCTGCTCATCGGCCTGGGCTATCTGCAGCTCGGGGCCGTGACGGTCAAGGATGTGGATCGCGTGTACGAGCTGGGGCTGAAGGGCCTCAAGTTCATCTGGCCGCTGGCGAACTACGATGATGATGCCTTCATGCCCATCTACGACCGGGCGGCGGCGCTGGGCCTGCCGTCGTTGTTCCATCTGGGGATCGTGGCGCGCGAGCCGGGCCAGCACCTGAAGGATGTCTCCATGGCCCGCATGAGGCCCGTGTTCCTGGACCGCATCGCGCGGCGGCTGCCCGGCTTGCAGATCATCGGCGCGCACTTCGGCAACCCCTGGTATGAGGAGGCCGCCGAGCTGGCGCGGATGCACCCCAACGTGTTCTTCGACCTCACCGGCTCGACGCTGAAGAAGAAGTCCCCGGCGTACATTGATGACCTGCTCTGGTGGGCCAGGAACGCGCAGTACGGGCGGATGGGCGACAACCACCCGCACCAGAAGATCGTGTTCGGCACCGACGTAGGGGTGGAGATGATGGAGGACGTGCTGACCGACTACCGCGCGGTCATGGACCACATGCAGATGAGCGAGGACTTCCGCGCGCTGGTGATGGGCGGCACGGCGGCGCGCATCTTCGGGCTGGAGTAG
- a CDS encoding serine hydrolase has protein sequence MSVTAERLPDWLVYPEAEWRTLTPAQAGFRQPDFDRAVAAHEPRPSTFWGERHAPGDFGAALTRGGYLVRAWGRAADYRYQTASVGKAFTRAALGLAVEKLGLNPDEPVCRTWTGAVRLSHPHKHMDNETHQDITWRHLVNHEAGFGIENACHWREGNLPDEDWIRAKWSGDPVFDMYALRPPGRRYYSSAGYVRLGQALTALWGMDLKDLLDRELFSRMGLPPERWQWLTLAEARAARDMYPATPGYADYVDPPFEINGRAVRGGPGWVVMSALDLCRFGLLLATGGVWKGERLLAAEWLISKSGGNHSTVVGDRASFVAGARVATENLPDWLWVPDFVEYRFPEALIDPEAAPRP, from the coding sequence GTGTCTGTCACCGCAGAACGCCTACCCGACTGGCTCGTCTATCCCGAGGCCGAATGGCGGACGCTCACGCCCGCGCAGGCGGGGTTCCGCCAGCCTGACTTCGACCGGGCCGTCGCCGCACATGAGCCGCGCCCCTCGACCTTCTGGGGCGAGCGCCACGCCCCCGGCGACTTCGGCGCAGCGCTCACGCGTGGCGGCTATCTCGTCCGCGCCTGGGGCCGGGCTGCCGACTACCGCTACCAGACGGCCTCGGTCGGCAAGGCCTTCACCCGGGCCGCCCTCGGACTCGCCGTCGAGAAGCTCGGCCTCAACCCCGACGAGCCGGTCTGCCGCACGTGGACCGGCGCCGTGCGACTCTCCCACCCCCACAAGCACATGGACAACGAGACCCACCAGGACATCACCTGGCGTCACCTCGTGAACCACGAGGCCGGTTTCGGGATCGAGAACGCCTGCCACTGGCGCGAGGGCAACCTTCCCGATGAGGACTGGATCCGCGCGAAGTGGAGCGGCGACCCCGTCTTTGACATGTATGCCCTCCGCCCGCCCGGCCGCCGCTACTACAGCAGCGCCGGCTATGTCCGCCTTGGGCAGGCGCTGACGGCGCTGTGGGGCATGGACCTGAAGGACCTACTGGACCGGGAGTTGTTCAGCAGGATGGGCCTGCCGCCCGAACGCTGGCAATGGCTCACGCTGGCCGAGGCCCGCGCCGCGCGCGATATGTACCCGGCCACGCCGGGTTATGCTGACTATGTGGACCCGCCCTTCGAGATCAACGGCCGCGCCGTCCGCGGCGGCCCGGGATGGGTCGTTATGTCCGCGCTGGACCTGTGCCGCTTCGGCCTGCTTCTGGCCACGGGCGGCGTCTGGAAAGGGGAGCGGCTGCTGGCCGCGGAATGGCTCATCAGCAAGAGCGGCGGCAACCACAGCACCGTCGTCGGCGACCGCGCCAGCTTCGTCGCCGGAGCGCGCGTCGCCACGGAGAACCTGCCGGACTGGCTCTGGGTGCCGGACTTCGTCGAATATCGCTTCCCCGAGGCCCTGATTGACCCGGAGGCTGCTCCGAGGCCATAA
- a CDS encoding DUF6259 domain-containing protein, with protein MSQTAKAYERDGRVTLENGLLRLEFDLQDHGALVSVVDVATGVDLIRDPAAPHLLWRLELRRGGSPEVERVLSSAAGEVSWTAARTEDGTTLTLASALLPDRAPEVSVQVTLPDESPLSRWRATVRGLADDVAVTQLVCPVICGLAKPGDPAPGEALVAPVQDEAYLFRNPFTVRDGLPLCAGPGPEMADVGVGHVGGKYPGGIALQMMAWYNDQAGLYFAAHDAGQHPKELHMGRWPDLGAGPVLSLTHLTTEVPGQEVSIPYDAIVGVFHGDWYGAADLYKAWATQQWWCEQKLWDRDIADWLREGIGGVWQMSNYHIPRLDLNHSLDQIADTVNEVSAAAGVPLLGLVFNWEQGGAWTGPKGFFPPREGEAQFRAAMQKLRAAGNHGFVYMTGNNWYVKIGYDPEWDSWPQFRAEGEALALRRPDGEYTVMSWYGNWEVVRLCPAPPAALDLHADIFLGCLSLGCDVVQIDNFPCGGSEACYNPAHGHPMGHGPWWSEACGRMIAEIRRRAKAQNPNCAMTTEGMAEDFIPWLDLCDQRAGNMEYFGHYSRGLPLGGETIPLFSYVYNEYIGAYYAAMPECNRPEVLYWTRGIGKAICQGVLPSAGRYFPDPPDSNPVTLAFYTRVARATGRELYPYLMFGEMLRPPDIAVPTITAHYCKFMYDAVNFVHRLDPQQRHEVTDRAVQHAAYRGRDGSVCLLFVNVSDQPVDFPVTLPAYGFTGPVDVQRFVNSEPEDWLAGVTLPHPVTLTMEPFSITLLTMREAQA; from the coding sequence ATGAGCCAGACGGCGAAGGCATACGAGCGTGACGGGCGCGTGACGCTGGAGAACGGACTGCTGCGGCTAGAGTTCGACCTGCAGGACCACGGCGCGCTGGTGTCGGTCGTGGATGTCGCGACGGGCGTGGACCTGATCCGCGATCCGGCGGCCCCGCACCTGCTGTGGCGGCTGGAACTGCGTCGCGGCGGCAGCCCCGAGGTCGAGCGCGTACTCAGCAGCGCGGCGGGCGAGGTGTCCTGGACGGCCGCGCGCACGGAGGACGGCACGACGCTGACGCTTGCCAGCGCACTGCTGCCCGACAGGGCCCCCGAGGTCAGCGTGCAGGTGACGCTGCCCGACGAATCGCCACTGTCGCGCTGGCGGGCGACCGTGCGCGGCCTGGCCGATGATGTGGCCGTCACACAGCTTGTCTGTCCGGTGATCTGCGGCCTGGCGAAGCCGGGCGACCCCGCACCGGGCGAGGCGCTCGTGGCTCCCGTGCAGGATGAGGCCTACCTGTTCCGCAACCCGTTCACCGTGCGCGACGGCCTGCCGCTGTGCGCCGGGCCGGGGCCGGAGATGGCTGATGTCGGTGTCGGCCACGTCGGGGGGAAATACCCCGGGGGCATCGCCCTGCAGATGATGGCCTGGTACAACGACCAGGCCGGCCTGTACTTCGCCGCCCACGACGCCGGGCAACACCCCAAGGAACTGCACATGGGCCGGTGGCCGGACCTGGGCGCCGGCCCGGTGCTGTCGCTGACGCACTTGACCACCGAAGTGCCGGGGCAGGAGGTCTCGATCCCCTACGACGCCATCGTCGGCGTCTTCCACGGCGACTGGTACGGCGCCGCCGACCTGTACAAGGCCTGGGCCACGCAGCAGTGGTGGTGCGAGCAGAAGCTGTGGGACCGCGATATCGCCGACTGGCTGCGTGAGGGCATCGGCGGCGTGTGGCAGATGTCCAACTACCACATCCCGCGGCTGGACCTGAACCACTCGCTGGATCAGATCGCCGACACGGTGAATGAGGTCTCGGCCGCGGCCGGCGTGCCGCTGCTGGGCCTGGTGTTCAACTGGGAGCAGGGCGGGGCGTGGACCGGCCCCAAGGGCTTCTTCCCCCCGCGCGAGGGTGAGGCGCAGTTCCGCGCCGCGATGCAGAAGCTCCGCGCCGCGGGCAACCATGGCTTCGTCTACATGACCGGCAACAACTGGTACGTGAAGATCGGCTACGACCCGGAGTGGGATAGCTGGCCGCAGTTCCGGGCCGAGGGCGAGGCCCTGGCCCTGCGCAGGCCCGACGGTGAGTACACCGTCATGAGCTGGTACGGCAACTGGGAGGTGGTGCGCCTCTGCCCTGCACCGCCGGCGGCCCTGGACTTGCATGCCGACATCTTCCTGGGGTGCCTGAGCCTGGGCTGCGATGTCGTGCAGATTGACAACTTCCCCTGCGGGGGGAGCGAGGCGTGCTACAACCCGGCGCACGGCCACCCCATGGGCCATGGCCCGTGGTGGTCGGAGGCCTGCGGGCGGATGATCGCCGAGATCCGCCGCCGCGCCAAAGCGCAGAACCCCAACTGTGCGATGACCACCGAGGGCATGGCCGAGGACTTCATCCCCTGGCTGGACCTGTGCGACCAGCGCGCCGGGAACATGGAGTACTTCGGCCACTACAGCCGGGGGCTGCCGCTGGGCGGCGAGACCATCCCGCTGTTCAGCTATGTCTACAACGAGTACATCGGCGCGTACTATGCCGCCATGCCCGAGTGCAACCGGCCGGAGGTGCTGTACTGGACGCGGGGGATCGGCAAGGCGATCTGCCAGGGCGTGCTGCCCTCGGCCGGGCGCTACTTCCCCGACCCGCCCGACAGCAACCCGGTCACCCTGGCCTTCTACACGCGCGTGGCCCGTGCGACCGGGCGGGAGCTATACCCATACCTGATGTTCGGCGAGATGCTCCGCCCGCCCGACATCGCGGTCCCCACCATCACCGCCCACTACTGCAAGTTCATGTACGATGCGGTCAACTTCGTCCATCGCCTGGACCCGCAGCAGCGCCACGAGGTCACTGACCGGGCCGTCCAGCACGCGGCCTATCGCGGGCGCGACGGCAGCGTGTGCCTGTTGTTCGTCAATGTGTCGGATCAGCCTGTGGACTTCCCCGTCACGCTGCCGGCGTATGGTTTCACCGGCCCGGTGGACGTGCAGCGCTTCGTCAATAGCGAGCCGGAGGACTGGCTGGCCGGGGTGACACTGCCGCATCCGGTCACACTCACCATGGAGCCGTTCTCGATCACCTTGCTGACCATGAGGGAGGCGCAAGCATGA
- a CDS encoding DMT family transporter, with protein sequence MGWLLLVIVVAGSTAIWPVGRWALREDGESIVVGFWVSLTVGLMCLVGVVLGSEWRGAPVGVWLAGGTMAVAYAFGFWICTMRALQIGPAGPTVTVNNMAMVAGVLYSMFVLAPGRAGVWTVAGLVGVCVTLLLLGLGRPTEDGAHRATGALWTRLIAIGGAFSCLSFMAQAHAGTLYPDQKYLFGMTAFGGSAVLLLPLMLQRPARFLLRPERLGGVTLGALNGGMLPLSLTVIRQIGAEVALPVTVAMPILLVLLIGRVFYRERLSPAAWVACILGAASVAALAYGHAG encoded by the coding sequence ATGGGCTGGCTGCTGCTGGTCATCGTTGTCGCCGGTTCCACGGCCATCTGGCCGGTGGGCCGCTGGGCATTGCGGGAGGACGGCGAGTCCATTGTCGTCGGCTTCTGGGTCTCGCTGACGGTCGGCCTGATGTGCTTGGTGGGGGTCGTGCTGGGGAGCGAGTGGCGGGGCGCGCCGGTCGGAGTGTGGCTCGCCGGGGGGACGATGGCCGTGGCCTATGCCTTCGGCTTCTGGATCTGCACCATGCGCGCGCTGCAGATCGGCCCAGCCGGGCCTACCGTGACGGTCAACAACATGGCTATGGTCGCCGGCGTGCTCTACAGCATGTTCGTCCTGGCGCCGGGGCGGGCAGGGGTGTGGACCGTGGCCGGCCTCGTCGGCGTGTGCGTGACACTGCTCCTGCTGGGGCTGGGCCGTCCGACGGAAGATGGCGCGCACCGGGCCACCGGCGCCCTCTGGACGCGCCTGATCGCCATCGGTGGCGCCTTCTCGTGCCTGTCCTTCATGGCCCAAGCCCACGCGGGTACCCTCTACCCCGACCAGAAGTACCTCTTCGGCATGACCGCCTTCGGCGGCTCGGCGGTGTTGCTGCTGCCGCTGATGCTGCAGCGTCCGGCGCGCTTCCTCCTGCGCCCTGAGCGCCTCGGCGGCGTCACGCTGGGCGCATTGAATGGCGGGATGCTCCCGCTGTCGCTGACGGTGATCCGCCAGATCGGGGCGGAGGTGGCGCTGCCGGTCACGGTCGCCATGCCGATCCTGCTGGTGCTGCTGATCGGCCGCGTCTTCTATCGCGAGCGGCTGTCGCCGGCGGCCTGGGTCGCGTGCATCCTGGGCGCGGCATCGGTGGCGGCGCTGGCGTACGGCCACGCCGGGTAG
- a CDS encoding glycoside hydrolase family 3 C-terminal domain-containing protein, which yields MQTPVPLVADLSLEEKLGQMLMVRYPDRNILADMLARGWAGSFYFGMKGLSAEAVVDELNRLQTLSKLPALVAFGFACCDCGTGLLKGNLMRLGATRSRELAYKLGYIETAEQRGYGFHFPGTPVLDVNTEPRNPIINTRAISDDVDLVCELGLEVLRGVMDARGLTCAMHFPGHGATIHDSHIVMPVDDRPAETIWELDLLPYRRAIERGLINGLCTNHNYYPGLVAGAPRPATICPEIVTDLLRGRMGYEGIITSDSLTMKPMKDAYGIEEAAILTVLAGHDIILQDYQSDPMITHRALVAAVRSGRIPEAQVDASCARVLRLKAWLGLFEERLTDPARISELVATPANKAFAMELARRAVTCLEGAALPLSPADPSRALVIANGSGEAVNIDMDVTHAPAHERLHAAIRRRLPQAPTITLSEKLAPEELAAALQAAREADVIIFGLFTRVLCYNEDSISLAPPYRQLITGVAALGKPTILLGLGNPYIIADLPRAQGTLLTYDEDCPESIEACVEALFGEIVPTGKLPVTIPGYGAGRSS from the coding sequence ATGCAGACACCGGTGCCGCTTGTCGCTGACCTCAGCCTCGAAGAGAAGCTCGGCCAGATGCTCATGGTCCGCTACCCGGATCGGAACATCCTCGCCGACATGCTTGCGCGGGGCTGGGCCGGGTCGTTCTACTTCGGGATGAAGGGACTGAGCGCCGAGGCGGTCGTGGACGAGCTGAACCGCCTGCAGACGCTCAGCAAGCTTCCCGCCCTGGTCGCCTTCGGCTTCGCCTGCTGCGATTGCGGCACCGGGCTGCTCAAGGGCAACCTCATGCGCCTGGGCGCGACGCGGTCGCGGGAGCTGGCTTACAAGCTGGGATACATCGAGACCGCCGAGCAGCGCGGCTACGGCTTCCACTTCCCCGGCACGCCGGTGCTGGATGTCAACACCGAGCCGCGCAACCCGATCATCAACACGCGTGCGATCAGCGACGACGTGGACCTGGTGTGCGAGCTGGGCCTGGAGGTCCTGCGCGGCGTCATGGACGCCCGGGGCCTCACGTGCGCGATGCACTTCCCCGGCCACGGGGCGACGATCCACGACTCCCACATCGTCATGCCCGTTGACGACCGCCCCGCCGAGACGATCTGGGAGCTGGATCTGCTGCCCTATCGGCGGGCGATCGAGCGCGGCCTCATCAATGGCCTCTGCACGAACCACAACTACTATCCCGGCCTCGTTGCCGGCGCGCCGCGGCCGGCGACCATCTGCCCCGAGATCGTCACCGACCTGCTGCGCGGGCGGATGGGCTACGAGGGCATCATCACCTCCGACAGCCTGACCATGAAGCCGATGAAGGACGCCTACGGCATCGAGGAGGCGGCGATCCTGACGGTCCTGGCCGGACACGACATCATCCTGCAGGACTATCAGTCCGACCCGATGATCACGCACCGGGCCCTCGTCGCGGCCGTGCGGTCCGGGCGCATCCCCGAAGCCCAGGTGGACGCCTCCTGCGCGCGCGTGCTGCGCCTGAAGGCATGGCTCGGGCTCTTCGAGGAGCGCCTCACCGACCCGGCGCGCATCTCCGAACTGGTGGCCACTCCGGCGAACAAGGCCTTCGCGATGGAACTGGCGCGCCGGGCCGTGACGTGCCTGGAGGGGGCCGCCCTGCCCCTCTCCCCCGCCGACCCGTCGCGTGCGCTGGTCATCGCCAACGGCAGCGGCGAGGCGGTCAACATCGACATGGATGTCACGCATGCCCCGGCGCACGAGCGACTGCACGCGGCGATCCGCCGGCGTCTCCCGCAGGCGCCGACGATCACGCTGAGTGAGAAGCTGGCGCCGGAGGAGCTCGCCGCCGCCCTGCAGGCCGCCCGCGAGGCCGACGTGATCATCTTCGGGCTCTTCACCCGTGTGCTGTGCTACAACGAGGACAGCATCAGCCTCGCTCCCCCGTACCGGCAGCTCATCACCGGCGTCGCCGCCCTCGGCAAGCCAACCATCCTGCTCGGTCTCGGCAACCCCTACATCATCGCCGACCTGCCCCGCGCGCAGGGCACGTTGCTGACCTACGACGAGGACTGCCCCGAGTCGATTGAGGCGTGCGTCGAGGCGCTGTTCGGGGAGATCGTGCCGACCGGGAAGCTGCCGGTAACCATCCCCGGCTACGGCGCCGGCCGGTCGTCGTAG